The following proteins are encoded in a genomic region of Bosea beijingensis:
- a CDS encoding citrate synthase family protein, whose amino-acid sequence MTDWLTAQQVMQRLGLKPQTLYAYVSRGLIEARGDAGDSRRRLYRAEDVARLEHRKARGRKPAAIAEDAIAFGEPILASGIATIQRGKLWYRGQDAEMLAETAKLEDVARLLWDCGSQRFPPLFTIVPEAPARQRIFAVIAARAASDPAMAGRTKKALYLEAASVIDSLVDAIAGRPGQGPIHHRLAQAWGCDADGADLIRRALVLLADHELNASTFAVRVAASTRASLAACILAGLATLSGPLHGGMTPRVLGLMREIASEGVEMAVSARLATGMPLPGFGHPLYPDGDPRARALLTVFTLPPAYAETRRAVTTLTGEEPNIDFVLTAITSELGLAPDVSFQIFAAARCAGWIAHALEQGETGRLIRPRARYVGPEPA is encoded by the coding sequence ATGACCGACTGGCTGACGGCGCAACAGGTGATGCAGCGGCTCGGGCTGAAGCCGCAGACACTCTATGCCTATGTCAGCCGCGGGCTGATCGAGGCGCGCGGCGATGCGGGCGACTCGCGGCGACGGCTCTACCGCGCCGAGGATGTGGCGCGGCTGGAGCATCGCAAGGCGCGGGGGCGGAAACCGGCCGCCATCGCCGAGGATGCGATCGCCTTCGGCGAGCCGATCCTGGCCTCGGGCATCGCCACGATCCAGCGTGGCAAGCTCTGGTATCGCGGGCAGGACGCGGAAATGCTGGCCGAGACGGCGAAGCTGGAGGATGTTGCAAGGCTGCTCTGGGATTGCGGCTCGCAGCGCTTTCCGCCGCTGTTCACGATCGTGCCGGAGGCGCCGGCCCGGCAGCGCATATTCGCGGTGATCGCAGCGCGCGCCGCCAGCGATCCCGCCATGGCCGGCCGCACCAAGAAGGCGCTCTATCTGGAGGCTGCTTCCGTCATCGACTCGCTCGTCGATGCCATTGCCGGGCGGCCGGGACAGGGACCGATCCATCACCGGCTGGCACAGGCCTGGGGCTGTGACGCTGATGGCGCCGACCTGATCCGCCGTGCGCTGGTGCTGCTCGCCGACCATGAGCTCAACGCCTCGACCTTCGCGGTCCGGGTCGCGGCCTCGACGCGCGCCTCGCTGGCGGCCTGCATCCTGGCCGGGCTCGCGACATTGTCGGGGCCGCTGCATGGCGGGATGACGCCGCGCGTGCTCGGTCTGATGCGCGAGATCGCCAGCGAGGGCGTCGAGATGGCGGTCTCCGCCCGCCTCGCGACGGGCATGCCCCTGCCCGGCTTCGGCCATCCGCTCTACCCCGACGGCGATCCGCGAGCCCGAGCGCTGCTCACTGTGTTTACGCTGCCGCCGGCCTATGCGGAGACACGCCGGGCCGTCACGACGCTGACCGGCGAGGAGCCGAATATCGATTTCGTGCTGACGGCGATCACGAGCGAACTCGGGCTCGCGCCGGATGTCTCGTTCCAGATCTTTGCTGCCGCACGCTGCGCCGGCTGGATCGCGCATGCGCTGGAACAGGGCGAGACCGGACGCCTGATCCGGCCTCGCGCCCGCTATGTCGGGCCGGAGCCGGCCTAG
- a CDS encoding HutD family protein: protein MRIIRAADCKVMPWKNGGGTTTEIAVSPEGAPLSDFDWRISMAHVGQDGPFSSFLGIDRTLSVLTGNGIRLAFGDGETVALDRATAPFFFAADRAVDGVLVDGAIDDLNVMSRRGAWSHSVERLAGGPHEVAAERGLLVLVARHGDWQVNGSALAAGDNAVLQAPVTAKLAAENGGELFVVKLAPAR from the coding sequence ATGCGCATCATCCGCGCCGCCGATTGCAAGGTCATGCCGTGGAAGAACGGCGGCGGCACCACGACCGAGATCGCTGTTTCTCCAGAGGGGGCTCCCCTCAGCGATTTCGACTGGCGCATCTCGATGGCCCATGTCGGACAGGACGGGCCGTTCTCGTCCTTCCTCGGCATCGACCGGACGCTGTCAGTGCTGACCGGTAACGGCATTCGCCTCGCCTTCGGCGATGGCGAGACGGTGGCGCTCGATCGCGCGACCGCACCGTTCTTCTTCGCCGCCGACCGGGCGGTGGATGGCGTACTGGTCGACGGGGCGATCGACGACCTCAACGTCATGAGCCGGCGCGGCGCGTGGAGCCATAGCGTCGAGCGCCTGGCGGGCGGACCGCATGAGGTCGCAGCCGAGCGTGGCTTGCTGGTTCTGGTGGCCCGCCACGGCGATTGGCAGGTCAACGGTTCGGCTCTGGCCGCTGGGGACAACGCCGTGCTACAGGCCCCCGTCACCGCAAAACTCGCCGCGGAAAATGGCGGCGAGCTGTTCGTCGTGAAGCTGGCTCCGGCGCGCTAG
- a CDS encoding citrate synthase/methylcitrate synthase — protein MSDGLEDVVAAHTVLSEVDGAAGRLVMRGHSLDELAGHTSFEEMAALMLDGFVPDMPAMKDLPAALGAARQELFETVVQKAVVPVTLGPVEMIRAMTALIPDGEEAGTVLRLLAAPAVFTAASLRLRQGLAPVAPDPSLSQAADTLRMLTGKAPTKQQAAALDTYLVTVADHGLNASTFASRVVASTRAGLVSAVLAGIGALKGPLHGGAPGPVIEMLDAIGAPGNARAWLETALDRGDRLMGFGHRIYRVRDPRADALKGAIRRLGADSGRLALAEAVEQAALAILRERKPNRTLETNVEFYTALLLEALGFTPDSFTCVFALGRTTGWLAHAKEQIAGGRLIRPQSVYVGPQPRQAA, from the coding sequence ATGTCCGATGGCCTTGAAGATGTCGTTGCCGCCCATACCGTGCTCTCGGAAGTCGATGGGGCGGCGGGCCGGCTGGTGATGCGCGGCCACAGCCTTGATGAGCTTGCAGGCCATACCTCGTTCGAGGAGATGGCCGCACTGATGCTCGATGGTTTCGTGCCGGACATGCCGGCAATGAAGGACCTGCCCGCAGCGCTGGGTGCCGCCCGGCAGGAGCTGTTCGAGACGGTGGTCCAAAAAGCCGTCGTTCCTGTCACGCTCGGTCCGGTCGAGATGATCCGGGCGATGACGGCGCTGATCCCCGATGGCGAGGAGGCCGGCACGGTTCTGCGGCTTTTGGCAGCGCCGGCCGTCTTCACGGCGGCGTCGCTGCGCCTGCGTCAGGGTCTCGCGCCGGTCGCGCCCGATCCCTCTCTGTCGCAAGCCGCCGATACGCTACGCATGCTCACCGGCAAGGCGCCGACGAAGCAGCAGGCCGCCGCGCTCGACACCTATCTCGTGACCGTTGCCGATCACGGCCTCAACGCCTCAACCTTCGCCTCCCGCGTCGTCGCTTCCACCCGCGCGGGATTGGTCTCGGCGGTGCTCGCCGGCATCGGCGCGCTCAAGGGGCCGCTCCATGGCGGCGCGCCCGGCCCGGTGATCGAGATGCTCGATGCGATCGGCGCGCCCGGCAATGCCCGCGCCTGGCTGGAGACGGCCCTCGATCGCGGCGATCGGCTGATGGGCTTTGGCCATCGTATCTATCGCGTCCGCGATCCGCGTGCCGACGCGTTGAAGGGTGCGATCCGCCGGCTCGGCGCCGATAGCGGGCGCCTCGCCCTGGCTGAGGCGGTCGAGCAGGCGGCGCTCGCCATCCTGCGCGAGCGCAAGCCCAACCGGACGCTGGAGACCAACGTCGAATTCTACACGGCGCTCCTGCTGGAGGCGCTTGGCTTCACCCCGGACTCGTTCACTTGCGTCTTCGCGCTGGGGCGGACGACGGGCTGGCTCGCCCATGCCAAGGAGCAGATCGCCGGCGGCCGCCTGATCCGGCCGCAATCGGTCTATGTCGGCCCGCAGCCGCGTCAGGCCGCCTAG